Genomic DNA from Streptococcus uberis:
CGGAAATAAGAGCGGACCCGATTCCGTAAATTTTTAGCCTTACCAACATAAATAATGGTTCCATCTTTATCTTTATGGAGATAACAACCCGGACTATCCGGAAGTAACTCCAACTTATGTTTAATCAGTTCATTCATACCATCTATTCTACCAAATAATCATTCGTTTGACGCAAAAAAGAGCCGACATGAGTCAACTCTTTCAAAGATTATAGCATTTTATTAATGGCCACCAAAACCCCATTATCATCATTGGATGAGGTCAGGAAAGTCGCCTGCTTTTTAACCTTGTCATTGGCATTCATCATAGCATAAGAATGTTCTGTCAAGGCTAACATTTCCAAATCATTGTCGCTATCACCAAAAGCCATCAATTGATTAGCTTCTAACCCCCATCTGTCTAGGAGAAAACGCATAGCAGAACCTTTATTTATTCCCTTTCGCATCACATCCACGTTGCCATGACCGGTTGCTACTGCAATGACCTGATCAGAAAGTGTTTGGTTCAGCATGTCGATAATCTCTTCAGTCGTATCTAAAGGGGTATTAAAAGAAAATTTTAAGATAGCATCTTCAGGTAAATCTTGAAAAGAATCCACCTCAACCATTTTAGTATAGTAGGTCCCAAAATAATCCTTATTTTCTTGACTAGCTGTTTTTAAAATATAAGCTGCTTGCTCACCACAAACAACTGATTCTGGCGATAGATCATTACGGTCCAAGTAAGCAATCACTTTTTCAACCACTTCCATCTCAATAGGACTGGTTTGTAAAAGCTCTCCTTGCTCAACAATAAAAGCACCATTCTCACCAACAATAGTCATGTGATCTGCAACCTCTTCAAAGAAGCCCTTTATTTGATAATATTGATTCCCACTTATCGCAACAAATTTTTTGCCGTCTTTAATAAGTTTATCAAAAGTAGCCTTAAAAAAAGCTCTATCATAGTCGTTTTGACTATTCAAAAAGGTTCCATCCATATCAGTCGCAAAAACCTTGATTTCCATCATGTCCTCCTAAAAAAGAAGGCTTAAAGAAATCCTTTAAGCCTTTCACATCCTAACAGCTTATTTTTTTGGTGTGTAAATCAAGTGTTCATTGACAAAGGCTGTAAAACCAAGTTCACTTAATTCACGACCATAACCTGAATTTTTGATTCCGCCGAATGGAAGTTCAGGTAAGCTTGCCCAACCTGAGTTGATAAAGGACATACCTGTTTCAATTTGTGCAGCAACAGCTTCGCGGTGTTCTTTATTACTACTGAAGATAGTACCACCAAGGCCATAATTAGAGTCGTTGGCAACTTCAATAGCTTCTTCTTCTGAAGCCACTTTATAAATTTGACCAACAGGGCCAAAAATTTCTTGATAGTAGATTGGATTGTCTTTTGTCAAACCAGCAATGATGGTTGGCATAACAAAGTTACCTGGATGATCAATCGCTTCACCACCGTAAACTAATTCCGCACCATTATCCAAAGCCAATTGAATTTGGGCAAGAACATCTTCTTTAGCACCTGCTGAAGATAGTGGCGCCAAAGTTGTTTCTGGATCCATTGGATCACCCCATTTAGCTGTCTTGAAGACTTTGGTTAACAATTCTTTGAAACGGTCGTAGTCTTTTTCAAGAACAATGAATCGTTTTGAAGACGTACATACTTGACCTGCATTGTATAGACGTGAGAAGAAAAGAACAGATTCTAATTCATCCCAATCTGCATCGTCTAGAATGATAAAGGCATCATCACCACCCAATTCAAGGGTCGTTTTCTTCAAGTTTTTACCAGCTTCTTCAGCGATAGAGGCACCGCCACGTTCAGAACCAGTTAAGCAGACACCAACAACACGTTTGTCAGCAATGATTTTTGATACTTGATCAT
This window encodes:
- a CDS encoding Cof-type HAD-IIB family hydrolase: MEIKVFATDMDGTFLNSQNDYDRAFFKATFDKLIKDGKKFVAISGNQYYQIKGFFEEVADHMTIVGENGAFIVEQGELLQTSPIEMEVVEKVIAYLDRNDLSPESVVCGEQAAYILKTASQENKDYFGTYYTKMVEVDSFQDLPEDAILKFSFNTPLDTTEEIIDMLNQTLSDQVIAVATGHGNVDVMRKGINKGSAMRFLLDRWGLEANQLMAFGDSDNDLEMLALTEHSYAMMNANDKVKKQATFLTSSNDDNGVLVAINKML
- a CDS encoding NAD-dependent succinate-semialdehyde dehydrogenase; this encodes MAYKTIYPFTNEVLKEYENTSDAHLEEVLERAHKLYKKWRKDDQLETRKAQLHEVAAILRRDRDKYAEILTKDMGKLFTEAQGEIELCADIADYYADNADKFLEPTPLTTDTGEAYYIKQATGVILAVEPWNFPYYQIMRVFAPNFIVGNPMVLKHASICPWSAQSFEELVDEAGAEKGTFTNLFVSYDQVSKIIADKRVVGVCLTGSERGGASIAEEAGKNLKKTTLELGGDDAFIILDDADWDELESVLFFSRLYNAGQVCTSSKRFIVLEKDYDRFKELLTKVFKTAKWGDPMDPETTLAPLSSAGAKEDVLAQIQLALDNGAELVYGGEAIDHPGNFVMPTIIAGLTKDNPIYYQEIFGPVGQIYKVASEEEAIEVANDSNYGLGGTIFSSNKEHREAVAAQIETGMSFINSGWASLPELPFGGIKNSGYGRELSELGFTAFVNEHLIYTPKK